One genomic segment of Novisyntrophococcus fermenticellae includes these proteins:
- a CDS encoding cobalt-precorrin 5A hydrolase, producing MMKIAGVCFTQGGFTLLKQLQEILLKEGNEVNIVFKSRFAQNGHPAELKEDLKDWTRKRFIDSDAIIFVGATGITVRTIAPFVRDKRQDPAIIVLDERGKFCIPLLSGHIGGANELAGWLAEQIHAVPVVTTATDAYGKFAVDVYATQNHMTLSNMTYAKEVSASLLSGYPVGFQSDFPVTGDLPEGIVWAEELKPDNPEEVTLGISISPSYQNKYFDHCLWLIPPCITVGIGCRKGSSAEQIEKLFHDVLKEHYIYPEAVCQVATIDLKADEPGLLEFCEKNHLPLITYTPDELRRAEGSFLASEFVEDVTGVDNVCERSAALAGEGEVIVRKTCADGVTCACVKKDWRICFE from the coding sequence ATGATGAAGATAGCGGGAGTATGTTTTACCCAGGGCGGATTTACATTGTTAAAGCAGTTACAGGAGATTCTTTTAAAAGAAGGAAATGAAGTCAATATCGTATTCAAAAGCCGTTTTGCCCAAAATGGCCATCCTGCCGAGCTTAAAGAGGATCTAAAGGACTGGACAAGAAAGCGTTTTATAGATAGTGATGCCATTATCTTTGTGGGAGCTACGGGAATCACGGTACGGACAATCGCCCCCTTTGTTAGAGATAAGCGCCAGGATCCGGCAATTATTGTATTAGATGAACGGGGAAAGTTCTGTATTCCGTTGTTGTCCGGTCATATCGGAGGAGCGAATGAATTGGCCGGATGGCTGGCCGAACAGATTCACGCAGTCCCGGTGGTGACCACGGCTACAGATGCTTACGGAAAATTCGCTGTGGATGTTTATGCGACGCAGAACCATATGACATTGTCAAATATGACCTATGCAAAGGAAGTGTCGGCTTCCCTGCTAAGCGGATATCCGGTGGGATTTCAGAGCGATTTTCCTGTAACAGGGGATTTGCCGGAAGGAATTGTATGGGCAGAAGAACTGAAGCCGGATAATCCGGAGGAAGTTACCTTGGGAATCAGTATCAGTCCTTCGTATCAGAACAAATATTTTGACCATTGCCTGTGGCTGATTCCCCCTTGTATCACGGTTGGAATCGGCTGCAGGAAAGGAAGCAGTGCAGAACAGATTGAAAAACTGTTCCACGATGTTTTAAAAGAACATTATATCTATCCCGAAGCGGTCTGCCAGGTGGCTACGATAGATCTGAAAGCCGATGAACCGGGGTTGTTGGAATTTTGTGAGAAGAATCATCTTCCGCTTATAACCTATACACCCGATGAATTAAGGCGGGCAGAGGGAAGTTTTCTGGCGTCGGAATTTGTGGAGGACGTTACGGGTGTGGATAACGTATGCGAGCGAAGTGCTGCTTTGGCCGGTGAAGGAGAAGTGATTGTGAGAAAAACATGTGCCGACGGTGTAACCTGTGCATGTGTGAAAAAAGACTGGAGGATATGTTTTGAATAA
- the iolE gene encoding myo-inosose-2 dehydratase, with amino-acid sequence MLDRAKVKLGIAPIAWTNDDLPDLGKENTFEQCISEMALAGFTGSEVGNRYPRDTDVLKKALALRGVEICNQWFSSYLISRPFQEVEKEFRAQLTFLKIMGAKIIGVSEQSYSVQGKQDTPIFGHKYEMKDEEWEIFCRGLNRLGRIAKDAYGISLTFHHHMGTVVQNPDEVERMMKGTDSEYVSLLYDTGHFAYCGADPLEMLQKYIDRVKHVHLKDIRPEIVEKVKQDNLSFLEGVRLGAFTVPGDGCIDFVPIFQTLEEAGYEGYMLVEAEQDPARANPLEYAVKARKFIAEKTGL; translated from the coding sequence ATGTTAGACAGAGCAAAAGTGAAATTGGGAATTGCCCCCATCGCATGGACGAATGATGATCTTCCGGATCTGGGAAAAGAGAATACCTTTGAACAGTGTATCAGTGAGATGGCACTGGCCGGGTTCACGGGTTCTGAGGTTGGAAACCGCTACCCCAGAGATACGGACGTGTTAAAAAAAGCACTTGCTTTAAGAGGAGTTGAAATCTGTAACCAGTGGTTTTCTTCATACCTTATCAGCAGGCCTTTTCAAGAGGTGGAAAAAGAATTTCGGGCACAGCTTACATTTTTAAAGATCATGGGAGCGAAAATTATCGGGGTATCCGAGCAGAGTTACAGCGTGCAGGGGAAGCAGGATACTCCAATCTTCGGACACAAGTATGAGATGAAGGATGAGGAATGGGAAATCTTCTGCCGGGGCTTAAACAGACTGGGGAGGATAGCAAAAGATGCGTATGGAATCAGTCTGACCTTTCATCACCACATGGGAACGGTCGTACAGAATCCGGATGAGGTGGAACGTATGATGAAGGGTACGGATTCCGAATATGTCAGTCTGTTATACGACACCGGACACTTTGCCTACTGTGGGGCAGACCCGCTTGAAATGCTTCAGAAATACATAGACCGCGTAAAACATGTACACCTGAAAGATATACGTCCTGAAATTGTGGAGAAGGTGAAACAAGACAACTTGAGCTTTCTGGAGGGTGTCCGCCTGGGCGCATTTACAGTACCCGGGGACGGCTGCATTGACTTTGTGCCGATCTTCCAGACGCTCGAAGAAGCGGGGTATGAGGGATATATGCTGGTAGAAGCGGAACAGGATCCCGCCAGGGCAAATCCGCTGGAGTATGCTGTTAAGGCAAGAAAATTTATTGCGGAAAAGACGGGGTTATAG
- the cobM gene encoding precorrin-4 C(11)-methyltransferase, which translates to MIHFVGAGSGAPDLITIRGKKYLEEADVIIYAGSLVNPELLEYKKEGCEVYNSAKMTLEEVISVMLKAEEGGCMTVRLHTGDPCIYGAIREQMDVLDEKGISYDSCPGVSAFCGAASALNLEYTLPNVSQSVIITRMAGRTPVPEKESIESFAAHQATMVVFLSTGMLEELSKRLMEGGYSKDTPAAIVYKATWEDEKTCICTVATLAETAKRENITKTALMIIGDAVSHGNYDRSLLYHPEFTTEFRKGTLE; encoded by the coding sequence ATGATACATTTTGTGGGAGCGGGCTCCGGAGCGCCGGATCTGATTACGATACGGGGCAAGAAATATCTGGAAGAGGCTGACGTGATTATTTATGCAGGTTCTCTGGTGAATCCAGAACTTTTAGAATATAAAAAGGAGGGATGCGAGGTATACAACTCTGCAAAGATGACCCTGGAAGAAGTGATTTCAGTCATGCTAAAAGCAGAGGAGGGAGGGTGCATGACCGTCCGGCTGCATACCGGAGATCCCTGTATTTACGGTGCAATCCGGGAACAGATGGATGTGCTGGATGAGAAAGGGATTTCTTATGACTCATGCCCGGGTGTCAGTGCGTTCTGCGGAGCGGCATCGGCGCTGAATCTGGAGTATACTTTGCCAAATGTCTCTCAGAGTGTGATTATCACCAGGATGGCAGGAAGAACTCCAGTCCCGGAAAAGGAAAGCATAGAGTCATTTGCGGCACATCAGGCAACGATGGTTGTTTTTTTGAGCACAGGAATGCTGGAGGAATTAAGTAAGCGGCTGATGGAAGGGGGATATTCGAAAGATACACCGGCGGCCATCGTGTACAAGGCAACCTGGGAGGATGAGAAAACCTGTATCTGTACGGTTGCTACACTGGCAGAGACGGCAAAAAGAGAAAACATTACAAAAACAGCCCTGATGATTATAGGCGATGCAGTGTCTCATGGAAATTATGACCGCTCGCTGTTATATCATCCGGAATTTACAACAGAATTCAGAAAGGGAACCTTAGAGTAA
- the cobK gene encoding precorrin-6A reductase — protein sequence MFKARVLLFAGTIEGRTLAEFLRRHGIPTWVCVATEYGGSLIEEDSFLHVSHERLDEKQMEALMGQMQGVLVVDATHPYAAEVTGNIRRAAGQVGCEYLRLLRLGDGRNEDNTVYVESASAAVKWLNVREGAALLTTGSKELGEFTKVQNFEKRLYARVLSLPKVVEQCASLGFTGKHLICMQGPFSTEMNTAMIRQYGIRYLVTKDTGAAGGFPEKAESARITGITLLVIGRPVQEKGLSLTECKHELCRRFQISGKPEIALVGIGMGVQEGMTCEARQWCQRADLLIGAARMTEGIVLPGQAVCQEYQPEKITAYIGDHPEFERIGILLSGDVGFYSGAKRLLQALPEQTKVFPGVASLVSFCAKLKESWEDAALLSAHGKPCNLIGEIQRHEKIFALLGKSGQVKELCGKLLEYGMDDVEISIGERLSYPEERILKGYPKDFLEIETDPLAVILVKNTKARRFVTHGLSDEAFLRDKVPMTKEEIREVSICKLHLGQDSVIYDVGAGSGSLSVEMALISYKGKVYAIEKNPEAVKLLKKNHSKFGTDNMEIVEGCAPEALKDLPSPTHAFIGGSSGNLKEICEALLVKNPKVRLVINAITLETVAEVLKGLRELPVCRQEIVQISVSRSKEAGRYHMMMGQNPVYIISCEGGITS from the coding sequence ATGTTTAAAGCAAGAGTACTGTTGTTTGCAGGAACCATAGAAGGAAGAACACTGGCGGAATTTTTAAGACGTCATGGGATTCCCACATGGGTCTGTGTAGCTACGGAATATGGCGGAAGTCTGATTGAAGAAGATTCTTTTCTTCATGTATCGCATGAAAGACTGGATGAGAAGCAGATGGAGGCTCTGATGGGTCAGATGCAGGGTGTTCTGGTTGTTGATGCCACCCACCCCTATGCTGCCGAGGTTACCGGAAATATCAGACGTGCCGCGGGTCAGGTGGGATGCGAATATCTGCGCCTGCTGCGTTTGGGCGACGGCAGGAACGAAGACAATACGGTATATGTGGAGTCGGCGAGTGCTGCCGTAAAGTGGCTGAATGTGCGGGAAGGAGCTGCGCTGCTGACTACAGGAAGCAAGGAACTGGGTGAATTCACAAAGGTACAGAATTTTGAAAAGCGGCTGTATGCCAGGGTGCTCTCTCTGCCCAAAGTGGTGGAACAATGTGCTAGTCTGGGATTTACAGGCAAGCATCTGATCTGCATGCAGGGACCGTTTTCCACAGAGATGAATACCGCCATGATCCGGCAGTATGGAATCCGCTATCTGGTGACGAAGGATACGGGTGCTGCCGGAGGGTTTCCGGAAAAGGCCGAGTCTGCAAGAATAACCGGAATCACACTTCTGGTTATCGGAAGGCCGGTACAAGAAAAGGGCTTGTCCCTGACAGAATGCAAGCATGAGTTGTGTAGAAGATTTCAGATCTCAGGCAAACCAGAGATTGCGCTGGTGGGCATCGGCATGGGCGTCCAGGAGGGAATGACCTGTGAGGCCCGGCAGTGGTGCCAAAGGGCTGACCTGCTGATCGGAGCAGCCCGGATGACCGAAGGAATTGTTCTGCCGGGACAGGCTGTCTGTCAGGAATATCAGCCTGAAAAGATAACCGCTTATATCGGGGACCACCCTGAATTTGAAAGAATAGGGATTCTGCTTTCCGGAGATGTGGGATTTTATAGTGGAGCGAAACGCCTGCTGCAGGCACTGCCGGAGCAAACGAAAGTATTTCCGGGGGTGGCTTCGCTTGTGTCCTTTTGTGCAAAACTGAAGGAATCCTGGGAGGATGCAGCCCTGCTCAGTGCACATGGAAAGCCTTGTAACCTGATAGGGGAGATTCAGCGGCATGAAAAGATATTCGCTCTGCTCGGAAAAAGCGGGCAAGTAAAGGAGCTTTGTGGAAAACTCCTGGAATATGGCATGGACGATGTGGAAATCTCCATCGGAGAGCGGTTGTCCTATCCGGAAGAACGGATATTAAAAGGATATCCAAAAGATTTTCTGGAGATTGAGACAGATCCACTGGCAGTGATTCTGGTTAAGAATACGAAGGCACGGCGCTTTGTGACTCATGGTTTGTCGGACGAAGCATTCTTAAGGGATAAGGTACCCATGACCAAGGAGGAAATCCGTGAGGTTTCTATCTGTAAACTGCATCTGGGGCAGGATTCTGTTATCTATGATGTAGGGGCAGGGAGCGGCTCCCTGTCTGTGGAGATGGCACTCATATCCTATAAAGGAAAAGTCTATGCCATCGAAAAGAATCCAGAAGCGGTAAAACTCCTGAAGAAAAACCATAGTAAGTTTGGCACGGACAATATGGAGATTGTGGAGGGCTGCGCTCCGGAAGCATTGAAAGATTTGCCTTCTCCTACACATGCTTTTATCGGTGGTTCCTCCGGGAACCTGAAGGAAATCTGCGAAGCATTACTGGTCAAGAATCCGAAGGTACGTCTGGTCATAAATGCCATTACGCTGGAAACGGTGGCGGAGGTCCTTAAGGGATTAAGGGAGCTTCCTGTGTGCCGGCAGGAAATTGTTCAGATAAGTGTTTCGCGTTCCAAAGAGGCAGGACGGTATCATATGATGATGGGACAAAATCCTGTCTATATTATCTCCTGTGAAGGAGGAATTACGTCATGA
- the iolG gene encoding inositol 2-dehydrogenase: MVRIGIIGAGRIGKVHITSISTRIKDAVIKTVADPFMNEETELWAKSMGVVHTTKDYKEIIDDPEIDAVLICSSTDTHSPISLEAIRAGKHVFCEKPIDHDVEKIKKVVAALEGTGLKYQVGFNRRFDHNFEAMQQAVAAGKIGKPQVIKITSRDPEPPGIDYVKVSGGMFLDMTIHDFDMACFLTGCDATEVYVQAANLVDPAIGEAGDVDTAVITLQMENGAIAVIDNCRKAVYGYDQRAEVFGSEGMISISNDSQSQAVLSNSEGVTAEKPLYFFLERYMEAYGKEIAAFVDAIENKKETPLNVMDGLRPVLMGLAAKKSYEEHRPVKISEIN; the protein is encoded by the coding sequence ATGGTAAGAATAGGAATTATCGGGGCAGGCAGGATAGGAAAGGTACATATCACAAGTATTAGTACCAGAATAAAGGATGCAGTGATTAAAACAGTTGCGGACCCATTTATGAACGAGGAGACGGAGCTCTGGGCAAAAAGCATGGGAGTTGTCCACACAACGAAAGATTATAAAGAGATTATAGATGATCCTGAGATTGATGCGGTACTGATCTGTTCTTCCACAGACACGCATTCCCCGATTTCTCTGGAAGCCATTCGTGCGGGTAAGCATGTGTTTTGCGAGAAGCCGATTGACCATGACGTGGAAAAAATCAAAAAGGTTGTTGCCGCACTGGAAGGAACCGGGCTAAAGTACCAGGTGGGCTTTAACAGGAGATTTGACCATAATTTTGAGGCAATGCAGCAGGCAGTGGCAGCGGGGAAGATAGGTAAGCCGCAAGTCATTAAGATTACTTCACGGGATCCGGAACCGCCCGGAATTGATTATGTGAAGGTATCCGGCGGGATGTTTCTGGATATGACCATCCATGATTTTGATATGGCTTGTTTTCTGACTGGCTGTGATGCCACAGAGGTCTATGTGCAGGCAGCGAATCTGGTGGATCCTGCCATCGGAGAAGCCGGAGATGTGGATACGGCGGTCATAACATTACAGATGGAAAATGGAGCCATAGCGGTGATTGATAACTGCAGAAAAGCAGTTTATGGATATGACCAGAGGGCGGAGGTCTTTGGCTCGGAGGGTATGATTTCCATAAGCAATGACAGCCAGTCCCAGGCAGTCTTAAGCAATTCGGAAGGCGTAACGGCCGAGAAGCCCCTGTACTTTTTCCTGGAACGCTATATGGAAGCTTATGGAAAAGAAATTGCAGCCTTTGTAGATGCAATCGAAAATAAGAAAGAGACCCCATTGAATGTCATGGATGGATTACGTCCTGTTTTGATGGGACTGGCTGCGAAGAAATCCTATGAGGAACACAGACCGGTAAAGATTTCGGAAATCAATTAA
- a CDS encoding 5-deoxy-glucuronate isomerase — MEKLFGYPEFDAGGEQVLTTYENEYKEMQMDIRVYRMKAGDTRAFIKNGEEMAILLLSGKLSFTWGGEHKEVSRKDVFTEGPWCVHVCSATEVKVDAQEDSEILVQCTRNDKVFPARIYAPKDAPWGYSCVGKFGNVAKRRVNTIFDHDIAPYSNMVLGEVLNDRGNWSGYLPHRHPQPETYYFKFDRPEGFGASFVGDRVFKSVDGSFSAIPGGELHPQAVAPGFQMYTCWMIRHIEGNPWLQTDRCEDERYTWLHEADL; from the coding sequence ATGGAAAAACTATTTGGTTACCCTGAGTTTGATGCAGGCGGTGAACAGGTACTCACCACCTATGAAAATGAATACAAAGAGATGCAGATGGATATCCGGGTCTACCGGATGAAGGCAGGAGATACAAGAGCTTTTATAAAAAACGGAGAAGAGATGGCAATCCTGCTGCTTTCCGGTAAACTCTCCTTTACCTGGGGGGGAGAGCATAAAGAGGTCAGCAGAAAAGATGTATTCACCGAAGGACCCTGGTGTGTACATGTATGCAGTGCAACAGAAGTGAAGGTGGATGCGCAGGAGGATTCTGAGATACTTGTTCAGTGCACCCGCAATGACAAAGTATTTCCGGCCAGAATCTATGCTCCAAAAGATGCGCCCTGGGGATATTCCTGTGTGGGCAAATTCGGTAATGTAGCAAAACGGAGGGTGAATACGATCTTTGATCATGATATTGCGCCCTACTCCAACATGGTATTGGGAGAAGTATTAAACGACAGGGGAAACTGGTCAGGATATCTGCCGCACAGACATCCACAGCCGGAAACCTATTATTTTAAATTTGACCGTCCGGAAGGATTTGGAGCAAGCTTTGTGGGAGATCGGGTGTTCAAGAGTGTTGATGGCAGTTTTTCAGCGATTCCGGGAGGAGAATTACATCCTCAGGCAGTGGCACCTGGATTTCAGATGTATACCTGCTGGATGATCCGCCATATAGAAGGGAACCCATGGCTGCAGACAGACCGCTGCGAGGATGAAAGATATACCTGGCTTCATGAAGCGGACTTGTAA
- the cobI gene encoding precorrin-2 C(20)-methyltransferase, whose product MTAKLYGIGVGPGDPELLTLKALRIIRESDVVALPGENPGDTVAYKIVVQVYPGLAGKELLAVPMPMTKDPMKLETSHRQGAEAVTALLEQGRQVAFLTLGDPTVYSTYLYVHKRVEDAGYPVEIISGITSFCAVAAKLNIGLVEKAEPLHVVPASYQIEDSLKLPGTKVLMKAGKRLGHVKQMLKEYGEEAVMIENCGMPDEKIYRSVDEIPEDAGYYSLIIVKEKNK is encoded by the coding sequence ATGACAGCAAAACTATATGGAATCGGCGTGGGCCCCGGAGATCCGGAGCTATTGACTTTGAAGGCGCTGCGTATAATCAGAGAAAGTGATGTGGTGGCATTGCCCGGTGAGAATCCAGGCGATACGGTAGCATATAAAATCGTGGTTCAGGTATATCCCGGACTGGCAGGGAAAGAGCTTCTTGCGGTTCCGATGCCCATGACAAAAGACCCTATGAAGCTGGAAACAAGCCACAGACAGGGAGCGGAAGCAGTGACAGCCCTTTTGGAGCAGGGCAGGCAGGTAGCATTTCTGACATTGGGTGATCCGACGGTTTATTCTACTTATCTCTATGTACATAAAAGAGTGGAGGACGCCGGATATCCGGTAGAAATCATAAGCGGAATCACTTCTTTTTGTGCGGTGGCGGCCAAATTAAATATAGGTCTTGTGGAAAAGGCGGAACCGCTGCATGTTGTTCCGGCTTCTTACCAAATTGAAGATTCCCTGAAACTGCCGGGAACCAAGGTTTTGATGAAGGCGGGAAAGCGGCTTGGACATGTAAAGCAGATGCTGAAAGAATATGGGGAAGAAGCGGTGATGATAGAGAACTGTGGAATGCCCGATGAAAAAATCTATAGAAGCGTAGATGAAATTCCTGAAGATGCAGGCTACTATTCTTTAATCATTGTAAAGGAGAAAAACAAATGA
- the cobJ gene encoding precorrin-3B C(17)-methyltransferase, producing MNKIYVVGIGPGAYEKMTIEAAEVLRNSDTIIGYTVYVDLVKEHFPGKNFLTTPMKKEVDRCVLAFEEAQKGHVVSMICSGDTGVYGMAGLMYEVGTRYPEVELQIIPGVTAALGGAAVLGAPLIHDFCLISLSDLLTPWEKIESRLLHASEADFAICLYNPSSKKRKDYLMKACDLMLQHKSPDTVCGTVAYIGREGENVQVMTLKELRDVKADMFTTVFIGNSQTKNIDGHMVTPRGYRDV from the coding sequence TTGAATAAAATCTATGTGGTGGGCATAGGGCCGGGTGCTTATGAAAAGATGACAATTGAAGCGGCTGAGGTTTTAAGAAACAGTGATACAATTATTGGATATACCGTTTACGTGGATCTGGTAAAAGAACATTTTCCGGGAAAAAACTTTCTGACAACACCCATGAAGAAGGAGGTGGACCGCTGTGTTCTTGCATTTGAAGAAGCCCAAAAGGGGCATGTGGTTTCCATGATCTGCAGTGGAGATACAGGAGTCTATGGTATGGCTGGTCTGATGTATGAGGTGGGTACCCGTTACCCTGAGGTGGAACTTCAGATTATACCGGGTGTTACAGCGGCTTTGGGAGGAGCGGCGGTTCTGGGCGCGCCGCTGATTCATGATTTCTGTCTGATCAGCTTAAGCGACCTTCTTACTCCCTGGGAAAAGATTGAAAGCAGACTGCTTCATGCATCAGAAGCGGATTTTGCAATCTGTCTCTATAATCCCTCCAGTAAAAAACGTAAGGATTATCTGATGAAGGCCTGTGACTTGATGTTGCAGCATAAAAGCCCGGATACGGTATGCGGAACGGTGGCGTACATCGGCCGGGAGGGGGAAAATGTGCAGGTGATGACCTTAAAAGAGCTAAGAGATGTAAAAGCAGATATGTTCACTACAGTTTTCATCGGAAATTCCCAGACGAAGAATATAGACGGACATATGGTGACACCAAGAGGGTACAGGGATGTTTAA
- the cbiD gene encoding cobalt-precorrin-5B (C(1))-methyltransferase CbiD produces the protein MKHQKGLENAYVIKDSKKLRMGYTTGSCAAAAAKAAAGMLLTGDLVEEVALMTPRGILLHLLIEDIRMKYDDNRKVKEVSCAVQKDGGDDPDATHGAFIYATVTRQERGITIDGGKGIGRVTKPGLARLVGEAAINPVPYRMIEEETAKVCKENAYQGGMKVIISVPEGEKLAAKTFNPRLGITGGISVLGTSGIVVPMSEDALIASIRLEMQTLTAQGAEYLLITPGNYGEAFASRMHKLNRSTEMKCSNYVGETIDMAVELGIKGILFIAHIGKFIKVSGGIMNTHSRNADCRAELMAAAYLRAGGEADTARRILSTYTTEEALDLLVHSVHSEEDMLEKTMEQVCEKVEFYLKNRCRDRIQIGAILFSQTKGKLGETSEVQNLMEKINRGEI, from the coding sequence ATGAAACATCAGAAGGGGCTGGAAAATGCTTATGTAATAAAGGACTCAAAAAAACTCCGCATGGGTTATACCACTGGCTCCTGCGCAGCGGCGGCGGCCAAAGCCGCGGCCGGGATGCTGCTTACCGGTGATTTAGTGGAAGAGGTTGCACTGATGACGCCCAGGGGGATATTATTGCATCTGCTGATAGAAGATATCCGGATGAAGTACGATGATAACAGAAAAGTGAAGGAGGTCAGCTGCGCCGTACAGAAGGATGGGGGAGACGACCCGGATGCAACGCATGGAGCCTTTATCTATGCCACTGTGACCAGACAGGAGCGGGGGATTACCATTGACGGTGGAAAAGGCATTGGCAGGGTGACGAAGCCGGGACTTGCCCGCCTGGTTGGCGAGGCTGCTATCAACCCGGTACCTTACCGGATGATAGAAGAGGAAACAGCAAAAGTCTGTAAAGAAAATGCATATCAGGGAGGGATGAAGGTCATAATCAGCGTACCTGAAGGGGAGAAACTTGCAGCGAAAACCTTTAACCCAAGGCTTGGCATCACAGGAGGAATTTCCGTACTGGGAACCAGCGGTATTGTGGTGCCTATGAGCGAGGACGCCCTGATTGCCAGCATCCGTCTGGAGATGCAGACCCTGACGGCACAGGGAGCGGAATACCTTCTGATTACGCCCGGGAATTACGGAGAGGCATTTGCCTCCCGGATGCATAAACTGAACCGGAGTACGGAGATGAAATGCAGTAATTATGTCGGTGAAACCATCGATATGGCGGTGGAGCTGGGCATAAAAGGAATTTTGTTTATCGCCCATATCGGGAAATTTATCAAGGTTTCCGGCGGAATCATGAATACCCATTCCCGGAATGCCGACTGCCGGGCGGAGCTTATGGCAGCAGCTTACCTGCGGGCGGGGGGAGAGGCCGATACGGCACGCAGAATCTTAAGCACATATACAACAGAAGAAGCTCTTGATCTATTGGTTCATTCGGTTCATTCAGAAGAAGATATGTTAGAAAAGACCATGGAACAGGTTTGCGAAAAAGTTGAATTCTATCTAAAAAACAGATGCCGGGACAGGATACAGATTGGAGCAATCTTATTTTCCCAAACAAAAGGAAAATTGGGGGAGACATCCGAGGTACAGAATCTGATGGAGAAAATAAACAGAGGAGAAATATAA